A genomic region of Leptolyngbya sp. NIES-2104 contains the following coding sequences:
- a CDS encoding bifunctional 2-polyprenyl-6-hydroxyphenol methylase/3-demethylubiquinol 3-O-methyltransferase UbiG encodes MTDAYSRTVQLSTEAIQNGDPLGWFETLYATANGDPAAVPWARLTPNAMVLDWLERGLIRGKSAVVIGCGLGDDAEELAKRGLDVTGFDISESAIAWCHQRFPNSSVTYEVADLFAIPDAWKGAFDFVLESYTIQAMPPELRAKAIPKIAQLVTRSGQLLVICRGREPEQALTDVPFPLTKAELAGFEQAGLSQVEFEDFAEPGTVRRFRVLYERG; translated from the coding sequence ATGACGGATGCCTACAGCCGAACGGTTCAACTCTCAACGGAAGCCATTCAAAACGGCGATCCGTTGGGATGGTTTGAAACACTTTATGCGACTGCAAACGGTGATCCGGCTGCGGTTCCTTGGGCGCGGTTAACTCCGAATGCGATGGTGTTGGACTGGTTGGAGCGGGGATTAATTCGGGGTAAGAGCGCGGTCGTGATCGGTTGCGGTTTGGGCGATGATGCAGAAGAACTCGCAAAACGGGGATTAGACGTGACTGGGTTTGATATTTCGGAGAGTGCGATCGCTTGGTGTCATCAGCGCTTTCCAAATTCGTCGGTCACTTATGAAGTTGCTGATTTGTTCGCAATCCCTGATGCCTGGAAAGGGGCGTTTGACTTTGTGTTGGAGTCTTACACGATTCAAGCGATGCCACCTGAATTACGAGCGAAAGCGATTCCAAAGATTGCCCAATTGGTTACGCGATCGGGACAGTTATTAGTAATTTGTCGTGGTCGAGAGCCAGAGCAAGCTTTAACAGATGTTCCATTTCCGTTAACTAAGGCAGAATTAGCGGGATTCGAGCAAGCTGGACTGTCTCAGGTGGAATTTGAGGATTTTGCTGAACCGGGAACGGTACGGCGATTTCGGGTGTTATACGAGCGAGGATAA
- a CDS encoding pentapeptide repeat-containing protein, giving the protein MCWQAGGNYAGQSLRGQDFSGLDLSRSNFQGCDLTRATFVGTDLTGADLTGAMLKNAYLESAILIDADLQDARLYEANLREANLYRANLAFSMLAGADFKQARLCRANLTGAALQGAFLKCADLSDAILDRANLRRAKLCGAILNRSRFVEAILQNADLCFVDLRRANLQNAKLDGAGLDNANLFKANLSGANLSRASLVTAMLCKADLSDTVLRGADLSHANLTGANLSRSRIGGATLIGATLNHANLTDAMFTRSNLSDSSFREADLTNSKLNRTYLSGVSFEDAIMTNVRLSGSVMLRAYFHNARLQGALLNRTYLSYSDLSLARLNSANLMASTLVRVNWESTIVDQARFGGNLGLLRPQREWLQSHGADFSLSPLPDEMPASMPLLESFQSDLHDRLTDLDDATERLREAIELLSESCETLTKQARFKSITKVQTQIELIEAECDRAEERSDRYLAQIQSLRMTDPGSRVIELLDGIHAQIFRLSQLQRSAFERVRMNNPGEPERSIDLEERMNEIDLTIDDVIDLPDEED; this is encoded by the coding sequence ATGTGCTGGCAAGCAGGGGGAAACTACGCGGGACAGAGTCTTCGAGGGCAAGACTTTAGCGGACTCGATTTAAGTCGATCGAACTTTCAAGGCTGCGATTTAACCAGAGCTACTTTTGTAGGCACTGATCTCACCGGAGCAGATCTCACAGGTGCAATGCTCAAGAATGCTTACCTTGAATCCGCCATTTTGATTGATGCGGATTTACAAGATGCTCGACTGTATGAAGCAAACTTGCGAGAAGCAAATTTATATCGAGCAAATTTAGCGTTTTCAATGTTAGCAGGAGCCGATTTCAAACAAGCGCGTCTCTGTCGTGCAAACCTCACTGGAGCAGCGTTACAGGGTGCTTTTTTGAAATGTGCAGACTTGAGTGATGCCATTCTCGATCGAGCAAATCTCCGCCGCGCTAAACTCTGTGGAGCCATTCTCAATCGATCGCGCTTTGTCGAAGCGATTCTACAAAATGCTGATCTTTGCTTCGTCGATCTAAGACGAGCAAATCTGCAAAATGCAAAGCTAGATGGTGCGGGACTCGATAACGCGAACCTTTTCAAAGCGAACTTATCTGGAGCGAATTTAAGTCGAGCAAGTTTAGTCACAGCAATGCTCTGTAAGGCAGATTTGAGCGATACGGTTCTACGCGGTGCCGATCTGAGTCATGCAAATCTGACAGGCGCAAATTTAAGTCGATCGAGAATCGGAGGTGCAACTTTAATTGGAGCAACGTTAAACCATGCGAACTTAACCGATGCAATGTTTACGCGATCGAACCTCAGTGATAGCTCATTTCGAGAAGCTGATCTAACTAACTCAAAGCTCAATCGAACTTATCTTAGTGGTGTCTCGTTTGAAGATGCCATCATGACCAATGTTCGCTTGAGTGGTTCGGTAATGTTGAGAGCTTACTTTCACAATGCCCGCTTACAGGGAGCATTGTTGAATCGAACTTATCTGAGCTATTCGGATCTCAGTTTGGCAAGGTTAAATAGTGCGAACCTAATGGCATCTACTTTAGTGCGAGTGAATTGGGAAAGTACGATCGTAGATCAAGCTCGGTTTGGAGGTAATCTGGGCTTATTGCGTCCTCAGCGCGAGTGGTTACAGTCCCATGGAGCCGATTTTAGTTTGTCACCGTTACCGGATGAAATGCCTGCTTCGATGCCGTTGCTCGAATCCTTTCAAAGTGACTTACACGATCGCTTAACGGATCTCGATGATGCAACGGAGCGACTCAGAGAAGCGATCGAGCTATTGAGCGAAAGCTGTGAAACCTTAACGAAACAAGCTCGATTTAAATCTATTACAAAGGTGCAAACTCAGATTGAACTGATCGAAGCAGAATGCGATCGTGCGGAAGAAAGAAGCGATCGCTATCTTGCTCAAATCCAGTCGCTGAGAATGACTGATCCAGGCTCAAGAGTCATTGAACTATTAGACGGCATTCATGCTCAAATCTTTCGATTGAGCCAGCTTCAGCGATCGGCATTTGAGCGAGTGCGAATGAACAATCCCGGAGAACCAGAGCGCTCGATCGATTTAGAAGAACGAATGAATGAGATTGATCTTACGATCGATGACGTTATCGATTTGCCGGATGAGGAAGATTAG
- the larC gene encoding nickel pincer cofactor biosynthesis protein LarC translates to MSKIAYLDCPTGIAGDMCLGALVDLGVPLAYLTECLDRLGISEEYELSTETVHRNGQGATKVHVKLKSETQHSHHHDHSHEHHHDHSHDKLRRLPEIEKMIQGAKLPPRAETWSLEVFRQLAIAEGAVHGISPAEVHFHEVGAIDAIVDIVGTCLGLDWLKVDRIVCSPLPTGGGTVWAAHGRLPVPVPAVLKLFELRQVPIYSNGIEKELVTPTGAAIATTLAATFSAPPKMTIQKIGLGAGTIDLPIPNMIRIWLGTTEESTPETVTVLETQIDDLNPQAIGYLFETLLEAGALDVFTQAIGMKKSRPGILLTVICSSDRVADCETILFRETTTLGIRRTIQQRTILDRRFEQVETEYGLVQVKIASRKGTIVNVQPEYEDCVRIARKVNLPWKEVHRIVLQTWYQAQI, encoded by the coding sequence ATGAGCAAGATCGCTTACCTGGATTGCCCCACGGGGATTGCTGGAGATATGTGCCTTGGGGCGTTGGTGGATTTGGGTGTTCCTCTAGCGTATCTAACGGAGTGCCTCGATCGATTAGGAATTTCTGAAGAATACGAACTTTCGACAGAGACGGTTCACCGGAATGGGCAAGGTGCAACGAAAGTTCATGTGAAATTAAAGTCTGAAACACAGCATTCTCATCACCACGATCATTCTCATGAGCACCATCACGATCATTCTCACGACAAGTTGCGCCGCTTACCTGAAATAGAAAAGATGATTCAGGGTGCAAAACTTCCACCACGGGCAGAAACTTGGAGTTTAGAAGTCTTTCGACAATTAGCGATCGCAGAAGGTGCCGTTCACGGAATCTCACCCGCAGAAGTCCATTTTCACGAAGTCGGCGCGATCGATGCAATCGTGGATATTGTCGGAACCTGTCTCGGTTTAGATTGGCTGAAGGTCGATCGCATTGTGTGTTCTCCTCTTCCCACCGGAGGCGGAACTGTCTGGGCAGCACACGGACGCTTACCTGTTCCTGTTCCAGCCGTTCTAAAGTTGTTTGAACTGCGGCAGGTTCCAATCTATAGCAATGGTATCGAGAAAGAGTTAGTCACTCCCACTGGAGCCGCGATCGCGACTACACTTGCAGCAACGTTCAGCGCTCCCCCCAAAATGACGATACAGAAAATCGGTTTGGGAGCCGGAACGATCGATCTACCGATTCCAAACATGATCCGCATCTGGCTTGGAACGACTGAAGAATCAACTCCTGAAACAGTGACAGTGCTCGAAACTCAGATTGATGATCTCAATCCACAAGCGATCGGCTATCTCTTCGAGACGTTACTAGAAGCGGGTGCGCTCGATGTGTTCACTCAAGCGATCGGCATGAAAAAGTCGCGTCCTGGAATTTTGCTCACTGTGATTTGCTCTTCAGACCGAGTTGCAGACTGCGAAACCATCTTATTTCGAGAAACAACGACATTAGGCATTCGTAGAACAATCCAACAAAGAACAATTCTCGATCGACGATTCGAGCAAGTTGAAACAGAATACGGCTTAGTTCAGGTAAAAATTGCATCGCGCAAGGGTACGATCGTCAATGTTCAACCAGAGTACGAAGACTGTGTTCGCATCGCTCGAAAGGTAAATTTGCCTTGGAAAGAAGTGCATCGAATTGTGTTGCAAACCTGGTATCAAGCTCAGATTTGA
- a CDS encoding urease accessory protein UreD yields the protein MNLPRSVSSDLSPSDWHGRLRLGFENRRGVTQLIENQGQAPLKVQRPFYPEGGEVCHSVIMHTAGGIVGGDRLSFEFRLAPDSQALITTPAASKIYRTNGREARQTIAIDIAERACLEWLPLDAIVFNQASFRQEMTVNLAPGGEYIGWDLTRFGRSARGERFIEGNWRSRTEVWQSGKPIWIDRQWLSGSETTFNSPHGLAGCPIVASFVWIGKAVDSDCVEKARLLWSGTSGEIGVTRLPLGLLCRYRGHSSTEARRWLIDVWGMVRVISGRSICIPRVWQL from the coding sequence GTGAACTTACCTCGTTCTGTCTCTTCTGATTTGTCCCCCAGCGATTGGCATGGCAGATTGCGCCTGGGTTTTGAAAATCGACGCGGTGTGACACAGCTAATTGAAAATCAAGGACAGGCTCCCCTCAAGGTGCAGCGCCCTTTCTATCCGGAGGGCGGCGAGGTTTGTCATAGTGTGATCATGCACACGGCGGGCGGAATCGTGGGAGGCGATCGCTTATCCTTCGAGTTCCGCCTTGCTCCCGATAGTCAAGCACTGATTACGACTCCGGCAGCCAGTAAGATCTATCGCACCAATGGGCGCGAAGCTCGTCAAACGATCGCGATCGACATTGCAGAAAGAGCTTGTTTAGAATGGTTGCCGCTCGATGCGATCGTGTTCAATCAAGCTTCATTTCGTCAGGAAATGACCGTAAATCTCGCACCGGGTGGTGAGTATATTGGCTGGGATCTGACGCGATTTGGACGCAGTGCGCGAGGAGAACGATTCATTGAAGGGAATTGGCGATCGCGTACCGAAGTTTGGCAATCAGGAAAACCGATTTGGATCGATCGACAATGGCTTTCGGGCAGTGAAACCACATTTAATAGCCCTCACGGTTTAGCAGGTTGTCCGATTGTGGCAAGCTTTGTCTGGATTGGAAAAGCGGTTGATTCTGATTGTGTGGAAAAAGCGAGATTACTTTGGAGCGGGACTTCTGGAGAGATTGGAGTCACACGTTTGCCTTTGGGCTTACTTTGTCGATATCGTGGGCATTCGAGCACAGAAGCACGACGCTGGTTAATTGATGTGTGGGGAATGGTGAGAGTGATCTCAGGTCGATCGATCTGCATTCCGCGTGTGTGGCAGTTGTAA
- a CDS encoding DUF2141 domain-containing protein has translation MQKTMFAALSVLVGVMIPTIAQANTAGSLRIVVDGIRQQQGQVCVSLFAGSQGFPDRGDRAVRAQCVPAGKRTALTFRNVAFGNYAIAVYHDRNGNGKLDRNFLGIPTEGFGFSRNPVIRTGAPRFGEAAVFVAGTETIAQIQLQYF, from the coding sequence GTGCAAAAGACGATGTTTGCTGCTTTATCTGTCTTGGTTGGTGTGATGATTCCGACGATCGCACAAGCAAATACCGCCGGAAGTCTGAGAATTGTGGTAGACGGAATTCGCCAGCAACAGGGACAAGTCTGTGTCAGCTTGTTTGCTGGAAGCCAAGGATTTCCAGATCGAGGCGATCGAGCCGTCCGCGCTCAATGTGTTCCCGCCGGAAAGCGCACTGCATTAACGTTTCGGAATGTGGCATTTGGTAATTACGCGATCGCGGTTTATCACGATCGCAATGGCAACGGAAAGCTTGATCGTAATTTTTTAGGAATTCCGACCGAGGGATTTGGCTTCTCGCGCAATCCGGTGATTCGGACGGGTGCACCGAGATTTGGGGAGGCAGCGGTGTTTGTCGCGGGAACGGAAACGATCGCTCAAATTCAATTGCAGTATTTCTAG
- a CDS encoding L-threonylcarbamoyladenylate synthase encodes MATLYKIHPENPQARTIDQVVAELRNGAVMLYPTDTVYAIGCDLNSKSGVQRVRQLKQLANDKPLTFLCPSLSDIAQYAIVTDQAYRMMRSLVPGPYTFLLPATKLVPKLVMSPKRKTTGIRVPDHPVCQALLKALGNPIISTSAHVPVEDETIPLKVRDPENLSLPELFDSMDRIVDLIVDTGQEPAQAVSTILDFTSDEPAIVRKGLGWEAAAEWSLE; translated from the coding sequence ATGGCAACACTCTACAAAATTCATCCTGAAAATCCGCAAGCTCGCACCATTGATCAAGTTGTCGCAGAACTACGAAACGGGGCTGTGATGCTATATCCAACCGATACTGTTTACGCGATCGGTTGCGATCTCAACTCTAAATCGGGAGTTCAACGGGTTCGCCAGCTTAAGCAATTAGCAAATGACAAACCGTTAACATTCCTGTGTCCGTCGCTTTCGGATATTGCTCAATATGCGATCGTCACTGATCAGGCTTACCGGATGATGCGAAGTCTGGTTCCGGGACCTTACACATTTTTACTTCCTGCGACAAAACTCGTACCCAAACTTGTGATGAGTCCCAAGCGAAAAACAACTGGGATTCGTGTTCCAGATCATCCGGTGTGCCAAGCGCTGTTAAAAGCGTTAGGCAATCCGATCATTTCAACTTCTGCTCATGTTCCGGTCGAAGATGAAACCATTCCGCTGAAAGTTCGCGACCCAGAGAATCTCTCGTTACCAGAGCTGTTTGACAGTATGGATCGAATTGTTGATCTAATCGTGGATACCGGACAAGAGCCAGCTCAAGCAGTTTCGACGATTTTGGACTTTACCAGCGATGAACCTGCGATCGTCCGAAAAGGATTAGGCTGGGAAGCTGCGGCAGAATGGTCACTAGAGTAG
- a CDS encoding S10 family peptidase produces the protein MSETTPTTRQGNTTEHSLQIDDGSTALHDRTIHYTASAQWQTLFDREKPIAEMFYVAYLAESNSPRPITFVFNGGPGAASAYLHLGALGPKRVYFEANGNLPKPPVRLVDNAESWLSFTDLVFIDPIGTGFSRSIPKESEKSTDTPKEEEKPKETEFWQVDRDLRAIGEFIQRFLSRQKRWLSPVFIAGESYGGFRVAKLAQKLQQEFGIGLSGAILISPALEFSLLDESDYTLTSWATLVPSLAVSAAHHDRAKWAGAPGDVQAHQAAAEQFARQKLIPALALGDALDVEERQAVYRQLAGLIGLSESIVERQGGRVGLEVFSRELLRDQQKIVGLYDASITAIDPFPDRTSYEGSDPTLDGLDRLFTGGINSHLRDTLGVETDLTYHLLSLEVFKAWKYDLQGDFKQGFVGSVDELRVGMTLNPSMQVYICHGIFDLVTPYFASNHLADLMKLHSDVRSNLTLKHYLGGHMFYTWEKSRQEWFGEMKAFYERAI, from the coding sequence ATGTCTGAAACGACTCCAACGACGCGCCAAGGCAATACGACTGAACATTCGCTGCAAATTGACGATGGTTCCACCGCGCTTCACGATCGCACGATTCACTACACGGCATCGGCACAATGGCAGACGTTATTCGATCGAGAAAAGCCGATCGCAGAAATGTTTTATGTGGCTTATCTAGCAGAAAGTAACTCGCCAAGACCGATTACTTTTGTTTTCAATGGTGGACCGGGAGCGGCTTCTGCTTATTTACATCTCGGAGCATTAGGACCGAAACGGGTTTATTTTGAAGCAAACGGGAATCTACCGAAGCCACCTGTGCGATTAGTAGACAATGCAGAAAGCTGGTTAAGCTTTACGGATTTAGTGTTTATTGACCCGATCGGAACGGGTTTTAGTCGCAGCATTCCGAAAGAGTCCGAGAAATCGACAGACACACCAAAAGAAGAAGAGAAACCTAAAGAAACCGAATTTTGGCAAGTCGATCGAGATTTAAGAGCGATCGGCGAATTCATTCAGCGCTTTCTGTCTCGTCAAAAACGTTGGCTTTCTCCGGTGTTTATTGCAGGTGAAAGCTACGGGGGATTTCGAGTCGCAAAGTTAGCTCAGAAACTTCAGCAAGAGTTTGGAATTGGACTATCCGGAGCAATTCTAATTTCGCCAGCTTTGGAGTTTAGTTTGCTGGATGAAAGCGATTACACACTGACTTCTTGGGCAACTTTAGTGCCCTCGTTAGCAGTTTCAGCCGCACACCACGATCGAGCAAAATGGGCAGGCGCACCCGGAGATGTCCAAGCCCATCAAGCCGCAGCAGAACAGTTCGCCCGTCAGAAATTGATACCAGCGTTAGCACTGGGCGATGCGTTGGATGTGGAAGAGCGGCAGGCGGTGTATCGACAGTTAGCGGGATTGATTGGATTGTCGGAATCGATCGTTGAGCGGCAAGGTGGACGAGTTGGATTAGAAGTTTTTTCGCGGGAATTGCTCAGAGATCAGCAAAAGATCGTGGGATTGTATGATGCTTCGATTACGGCGATCGATCCGTTTCCCGATCGCACTTCGTACGAAGGCAGTGATCCAACATTAGATGGACTCGATCGATTGTTCACGGGCGGCATTAATAGTCATTTGCGCGATACGCTTGGGGTCGAAACAGACTTAACCTACCATTTGCTGAGTCTTGAGGTTTTCAAAGCTTGGAAGTATGACCTGCAAGGGGATTTTAAGCAGGGCTTTGTTGGATCAGTCGATGAATTGCGGGTTGGAATGACCTTGAATCCGTCTATGCAGGTTTATATTTGTCACGGCATTTTTGATTTAGTGACTCCTTATTTTGCGTCGAATCATTTGGCGGATTTGATGAAACTGCATTCGGATGTGCGATCGAATTTAACGCTGAAACATTACCTGGGTGGGCACATGTTCTACACTTGGGAAAAGTCGCGGCAAGAATGGTTTGGAGAGATGAAAGCGTTTTATGAAAGAGCGATCTAA
- a CDS encoding putative N-acetylmannosamine-6-phosphate 2-epimerase has protein sequence MTKDFAQLLKILEYGLIVSCQAPSESPLRHPQIIAAIAEAALMQNAAAVRIDTPEHIAAVRQCTTAPILGLWKQAILHSEVYITPKFEHAIAIAEAGADLIAIDATLRDRPESVASLIDRIHTELQKPVVADVDSLEAAIAAAEAGADLIATTLYGYTKETEEHSPPGFDLLSQVAEKLSVPVLCEGGIATPEMARQALDLGAFAVVVGTAITGIEAQVQAFDRALRHKLPALLVDHNETYHFAMFSQEHPSYRGYVRSKLRQYNTESAFRDGLFEQGALRGIPLEIFLLDDRQKIRAGLVGLTRWNWLLIETLWVEESLRHQGFGKRLMHLAEQEAKQRGCTEAILDTFSFQAKGFYEKLGYEMFAQVDDYPSGYSFFQLKKEF, from the coding sequence ATGACAAAAGATTTCGCCCAGCTTCTAAAGATACTTGAATATGGGTTGATTGTCTCTTGTCAAGCCCCATCCGAATCTCCGCTTCGTCATCCTCAAATCATTGCCGCGATCGCGGAAGCTGCGCTGATGCAAAACGCAGCCGCCGTCCGAATTGATACACCAGAACACATCGCCGCCGTTCGCCAATGCACAACCGCCCCAATCCTTGGACTGTGGAAACAAGCGATTCTGCACTCTGAAGTGTACATCACTCCAAAATTTGAACACGCGATCGCGATCGCCGAAGCGGGAGCCGACTTGATCGCGATCGATGCGACTTTACGCGATCGCCCTGAATCCGTAGCAAGTTTAATCGATCGCATTCATACGGAACTTCAGAAGCCCGTGGTGGCAGATGTTGATAGTTTAGAAGCTGCGATCGCTGCGGCTGAAGCGGGAGCTGATTTGATTGCAACAACACTCTACGGCTATACCAAAGAAACCGAGGAACACTCGCCGCCCGGATTTGATCTTTTGAGCCAAGTTGCTGAAAAGCTGAGTGTTCCAGTCCTTTGTGAAGGTGGAATTGCAACTCCTGAGATGGCAAGACAGGCGCTCGATTTAGGAGCATTTGCGGTTGTCGTTGGAACGGCGATTACGGGAATTGAAGCTCAGGTGCAAGCGTTCGATCGCGCTCTGCGTCATAAGCTGCCCGCACTACTCGTCGATCACAATGAGACTTATCACTTTGCGATGTTCTCTCAGGAGCATCCGTCTTATCGAGGGTATGTACGATCGAAATTACGGCAGTACAACACCGAAAGCGCTTTTAGGGATGGATTGTTTGAACAGGGAGCGCTACGGGGCATACCGTTAGAGATTTTTCTGTTGGACGATCGACAAAAGATCAGAGCGGGATTGGTGGGGTTGACTCGCTGGAATTGGCTGTTGATTGAAACACTTTGGGTTGAAGAATCGCTGCGCCATCAAGGATTTGGTAAACGATTGATGCATTTAGCAGAACAGGAAGCCAAACAGCGGGGATGCACCGAGGCGATTTTGGATACGTTTAGTTTTCAGGCGAAGGGATTTTACGAGAAGTTGGGCTATGAAATGTTTGCCCAGGTCGATGATTATCCGTCAGGCTATAGTTTCTTTCAGTTAAAAAAAGAGTTCTAA
- a CDS encoding GNAT family N-acetyltransferase yields MESKDIVAAIVSNLESYWLNYGRTSHGELFEHFDCSGFSTIVPTPLYNGVIRTQFGLGTIDERIDQTIDHFAQKQLPFVWWTTSLAEPSILETSLEAHGLTRIMELPGMAIDLSTFSPVSERETIEILKVEDAATLEQWVKVAMIGFETPMNLFDSLFVLESELEMPYSRYLALWNGQPAGISALYPKDGIAGIYFVATIPEARRQGIALAVTQAALKEAQNLGYQLAILQASPMGTPLYARLGFQEYCKLSLFLWTPDH; encoded by the coding sequence ATGGAATCGAAAGACATCGTAGCTGCGATCGTTTCCAATCTAGAAAGCTACTGGCTCAACTATGGTCGCACTTCACACGGAGAATTATTTGAGCATTTCGATTGTTCTGGATTTAGCACAATTGTTCCGACTCCGCTTTATAACGGCGTAATCCGGACTCAGTTTGGGTTGGGCACGATCGATGAACGAATCGATCAAACGATCGACCATTTTGCTCAAAAACAATTACCGTTTGTTTGGTGGACAACTTCACTGGCAGAACCTTCAATCCTCGAAACATCGCTAGAAGCTCATGGATTAACTCGGATCATGGAGCTTCCTGGGATGGCGATCGATCTTTCTACATTTAGTCCTGTTTCAGAGCGTGAAACGATAGAAATTTTGAAGGTAGAAGATGCAGCAACGCTCGAACAGTGGGTCAAAGTTGCCATGATTGGATTCGAGACACCGATGAACCTCTTCGACTCGTTGTTTGTCCTAGAATCAGAGTTAGAAATGCCTTACAGTCGGTATCTCGCACTTTGGAACGGGCAGCCAGCCGGAATTTCAGCGCTGTATCCCAAAGATGGAATTGCCGGAATCTATTTTGTTGCAACGATTCCAGAAGCAAGACGACAAGGAATCGCTCTAGCCGTGACTCAAGCTGCTTTAAAGGAAGCACAGAACTTGGGCTACCAGTTAGCAATCCTGCAAGCGTCTCCGATGGGTACACCCTTGTATGCTCGATTGGGGTTTCAAGAATATTGCAAGCTGAGTCTCTTTTTATGGACTCCTGATCATTAA
- a CDS encoding metallophosphoesterase produces MSLKRRQLLVLGGLGSLGLAVAGKTLSRPSEQISGMPQTVSELPKPARKELMLRFAAVADSGAGDRNQLASANAMVQYHRKNPYSLVTLAGDNIYNSGEMERIGVAFEEPYAPLLSQNVRFRACLGNHDIRTENGDPQVQYANFNMNGRYYTYREKDVQFFVLDTNVNADWKDQMAWLDAELGRSTAPWKIVYGHHPIYSSGHYGTDAVMVQKFSPLFKKHQVQLYINGHEHHYERSASIEGTTYLVTGIGGASLRPVGRSKMTEYSVSRYGFSAIEVYPDHLKIEGIGADGLVFDRGVIARQAKIAV; encoded by the coding sequence ATGAGCTTAAAGCGTCGTCAACTTCTGGTGTTAGGAGGATTAGGTTCTCTGGGGCTTGCCGTTGCTGGAAAAACCCTGAGTCGCCCGTCTGAGCAAATTTCTGGGATGCCGCAAACGGTTTCTGAACTGCCCAAACCAGCAAGGAAAGAATTGATGCTGCGATTTGCAGCGGTCGCGGATTCGGGAGCGGGCGATCGCAATCAGTTGGCATCCGCGAATGCAATGGTACAGTATCACCGCAAGAATCCGTATTCGTTAGTCACGCTAGCAGGCGATAACATTTATAACAGCGGTGAAATGGAGCGGATTGGCGTTGCATTTGAAGAACCGTATGCGCCGCTATTGAGTCAGAATGTGCGTTTTCGGGCTTGTCTCGGTAATCATGACATCCGTACAGAAAACGGTGATCCACAGGTGCAGTACGCGAATTTCAACATGAACGGTCGCTACTATACTTACCGCGAGAAAGATGTCCAGTTCTTTGTGTTGGATACGAATGTCAATGCAGACTGGAAGGATCAAATGGCTTGGCTCGATGCTGAATTAGGACGTAGCACTGCACCTTGGAAAATTGTGTACGGGCATCATCCAATTTATTCATCTGGACATTACGGAACCGATGCTGTGATGGTTCAGAAGTTTTCGCCGTTGTTCAAGAAGCATCAGGTTCAGCTTTATATCAACGGGCACGAACATCACTATGAGCGATCGGCTTCGATCGAGGGCACGACGTATTTAGTGACGGGCATCGGAGGCGCAAGTTTGCGTCCGGTCGGTCGATCGAAGATGACGGAATATTCAGTGTCTCGCTATGGATTTAGCGCGATCGAGGTGTATCCGGATCATCTGAAGATCGAGGGCATCGGGGCGGATGGATTAGTCTTCGATCGTGGAGTCATCGCAAGACAAGCAAAAATCGCAGTATGA